TCAAGGTTATGTTCACTTCACGTAGCAGGGAACCTTCTCTGTACGATATTTCCGATCACTTTGGCGGAAAATTGCTTAATATTTTTGTGACCACCGCGTCGACTGATTTTTGTTGTTTTGCGCTGTTATATTCACCAATCGTTTTTGTGCCCATGCCGCGCCAAGCTAATTCTTTGGTTCCCCAAGGCACTATGTCGATCACCAAGGTCCCTTCGGTATAGTGGCTGACGGTGGTTGTGTTGCTGTAGGCGCCCCACCAGGGATCATACCAGCCACGGTAGTATCTTCGTCCATAAAATCCCATGCCGGCCGGCCCAGGCGTTTGATCCACTCTGACTTTTTCCTTGGATCCCGCGTGCATGACGATGACAAAGTCCGCATCTCCTGATTCCAGCAGAGAGAATCCCTTCCTGGCCATGACGTTGTCGACCGATTTGACAAAGCGTTTGCGAACCAATGGATTTTTAGCCAGAATATCGTCAGGGTTCAGTTCTTTCCCTGTTGCCCAGCGATAGGTTTTCAACGTGCTGAAATCGTATTCAGAGTCAAAATCTGTTTTCACCTTTACGGACGCACATCCGGATGCAAGCAGCAACGCCGGCATTAGTAGTAATAGACCTAAGGTTAGACGGTAGAACGGCTTTTTCATGCGCTTTCAACTCCTGTAATTAATTAATCGCTTATACTGAAACAATGAATTGCCCCAAGCACAGGTTTTCGTTCAGACAGTATATACAAAGAGCAGATCCTAAAAGAATAAATTTTAAACTCATTGGGGTAATGGCTTTTTGTCTGTGTTAAATTAAGAGATAATTAAGATAGGAAACTGCTGTGTGTCAAGTGGAAAGAAAATTATTCCGAACAAAAGGATATTTGTGAACCGAACACTTGACTTCCCGCGGTATGGAAGACATATTCAATGTCAAGATCCATGACGAAATTAAGTTCAGTGTAACCTTGGGTGTATTACGTGAATTTTCAAATCCTTAAAAAAGGAACTCCTAAGTCAAAGAAAAATAGATGAATCATATCAATTTCACTTTTATCGTACTTTTTCTTACCATTGTGTTTTTTATCTGGGGCAAACTGCGTTCGGATCTGGTTGCGTTAATATCCATGCTGGCACTTCTTTTGGGAGGCGTGCTGACAACGAACGAAGCGTTCAGCGGGTTTTCAAATTCCACTGTCATCATGATTGCCGCCCTATTTGTTGTAGGAGAAGGATTATCCCGGACTGGCGTTACAGCGTGGCTTGCACGTCAGGTGGTCGTTCTGGCAGGAAGCAATTGGGCCAGAATCATGGGTGTCATGATGATCGGGACCGCATTGCTCTCTGCGTTTATCAGCAACACCGGGACCGTGGCAACTTTGTTGCCGGCGGTTATTGCCATTGCGTGGCGGATTGATAGCCGGCCTTCGAAACTACTTATCCCCTTGGCCTTTGCCGCCAACGCCGGCGGGCTGCTGACCCTTACAGGGACACCGCCCAACATTGTTGTCAGTGATGCGTTGCGTGCAGCAGGGTATACACCATTCAGTTTTTTTGAGTATAGCTATATCGGGTTGCCCCTTTTGGGCGTTGCTGTATTATACATGCTGTTTTTCGGCCAGTGCTTACTTCCGGAAAATAAAGCAGGAAGCAGGCCTGAAGATCTTGAACAGGCCATGCAGGGAATGGTGGATACATTTTTACTTGACGGCAAACTTTTTGCCGCACAGATTCTTGAAAATTCCCCAATGGTAGGAACAACTTTGGGGGCTTGTGCTTTGGGTGCTGACTATAATGTCAGTGTTTTACAGGTTGAAAGAGATGGCAGTGTTGAGCAAAAAAAACGTGTAAAAAAGGAAACGATAGAGCGCCCTGATCAGAACACGATTATTTTAAAAGGGGATAAGCTGATCCTCAAAGGTGCTTCTAAGGCGGTTCGCCAGGCTGCTGACGACAAAGGGATTCAAATTAATCAAATCCCCTTGGGCAAAACTGAGCAGTCTGCGCTGTTTGTTAGCTCTGAGGTTGGGATGGCAGAGCTTTTTATCACCCCCCGCTCAGCATATTTGGGAAAACAGATAAGTGAAGTGGGGTTGTGGCAAAAATATGGCATACAAG
This window of the uncultured Desulfobacter sp. genome carries:
- a CDS encoding DUF4136 domain-containing protein produces the protein MKKPFYRLTLGLLLLMPALLLASGCASVKVKTDFDSEYDFSTLKTYRWATGKELNPDDILAKNPLVRKRFVKSVDNVMARKGFSLLESGDADFVIVMHAGSKEKVRVDQTPGPAGMGFYGRRYYRGWYDPWWGAYSNTTTVSHYTEGTLVIDIVPWGTKELAWRGMGTKTIGEYNSAKQQKSVDAVVTKILSNFPPK
- a CDS encoding SLC13 family permease translates to MNHINFTFIVLFLTIVFFIWGKLRSDLVALISMLALLLGGVLTTNEAFSGFSNSTVIMIAALFVVGEGLSRTGVTAWLARQVVVLAGSNWARIMGVMMIGTALLSAFISNTGTVATLLPAVIAIAWRIDSRPSKLLIPLAFAANAGGLLTLTGTPPNIVVSDALRAAGYTPFSFFEYSYIGLPLLGVAVLYMLFFGQCLLPENKAGSRPEDLEQAMQGMVDTFLLDGKLFAAQILENSPMVGTTLGACALGADYNVSVLQVERDGSVEQKKRVKKETIERPDQNTIILKGDKLILKGASKAVRQAADDKGIQINQIPLGKTEQSALFVSSEVGMAELFITPRSAYLGKQISEVGLWQKYGIQAVSLLRDGRAIHRGKSRFEVGDALLVRGLWKDLEVLRGHRDKFAVIGSPEELSKQVVVLSLKSIIAVASLVAMIFMMVTGWVATVTAAVITAVVMVLGRCLDMKQAYNSLGLQSIVLIASMIPLSLALETTGGAKLMAEGLVNVLGSIHPLALMAGVFLLTSFFSQVINNTATAVLMAPIVLNAAEISGLSPFPLLITVSVSASTAFLTPIGTTTNLMVMTPGGYSFNDYLKTGTPLVAIFLAVSLLLIPIIWPF